In Camelus dromedarius isolate mCamDro1 chromosome 3, mCamDro1.pat, whole genome shotgun sequence, one DNA window encodes the following:
- the AMACR gene encoding alpha-methylacyl-CoA racemase, which yields MALRGVSVLELAGLAPAPFCGMVLADFGAQVVRVDRPRVRVDPSTLARGKRSLVVDLKQPRGAAVLRRLCARADVVLEPFRHGVMEKLQLGPEILQRENPKLIYARLSGFGQSGRFSRVAGHDINYLALSGVLSKIGRSGENPYAPLNLLADFAGGGLICALGIMLALFERTHSGRGQIIDASMVEGTAYLGSFLWKSLGLWSQPRGQNLLDGGAPFYATYRTADGGFMAVGAIEPQFYELLIKGLGLKPDELPHQMSTTDWPEMKKKFADVFAKKTKAEWCQIFDGTDACVTPVLTFEEVTHHGHNQDRGSFITDREQGVIPRPAPLLSNTPAIPSSKRDPFVGEHTEEVLQEFGFSEEEINQLKSDKIIESNKPRANL from the exons ATGGCGCTGCGGGGCGTTTCGGTCCTGGAGCTAGCGGGCCTGGCCCCGGCCCCGTTCTGCGGTATGGTCCTGGCGGACTTCGGGGCGCAGGTGGTGCGTGTGGACCGGCCCCGCGTCCGCGTTGACCCGAGCACCTTGGCCCGAGGAAAGCGCTCGCTGGTGGTGGACCTGAAGCAGCCGCGGGGAGCGGCGGTGTTGCGGCGCCTGTGCGCCCGGGCAGACGTGGTGCTGGAGCCCTTCCGCCACG GTGTCATGGAAAAACTCCAGCTCGGCCCAGAGATTCTGCAGAGGGAGAATCCAAAGCTCATCTATGCCAGGTTGAGTGGATTTGGCCAGTCAGGAAGATTCTCTAGGGTAGCAGGACATGACATCAACTATTTGGCTTTGTCAg GTGTTCTGTCAAAAATTGGCAGAAGTGGTGAGAATCCATACGCCCCGCTGAATCTCCTGGCTGACTTTGCTGGTGGTGGCCTTATATGTGCACTGGGCATCATGCTGGCTCTGTTTGAACGCACACACTCTGGCAGAGGTCAGATCATTGATGCAAGCATG gtggagggaacagcatatCTAGGGTCTTTTCTTTGGAAATCCCTGGGACTGTGGAGCCAGCCTCGGGGGCAGAACCTGTTAGATGGGGGAGCGCCTTTCTACGCAACCTACAGGACGGCCGACGGGGGGTTCATGGCTGTTGGAGCAATAGAGCCCCAGTTCTATGAGCTGCTCATCAAGG GACTTGGGCTAAAGCCTGATGAACTTCCCCATCAGATGAGCACAACTGATTGgccagaaatgaagaagaaatttgCAGATGTATTTGCAAAGAAGACAAAGGCAGAGTGGTGTCAGATCTTTGATGGCACAGATGCATGTGTGACTCCTGTTCTGACTTTTGAAGAGGTTACCCATCATGGTCACAACCAAGATCGGGGCTCATTTATTACTGATAGGGAGCAGGGCGTGATTCCCCGCCCTGCACCTCTGTTGTCCAATACCCCAGCTATCCCTTCTTCCAAAAGGGATCCTTTTGTAGGAGAACACACTGAAGAGGTACTTCAAGAGTTTGGGTTCAGCGAAGAAGAGATCAATCAGCTTAAGTCCGATAAAATTATTGAAAGTAATAAACCAAGAGCTAATCTCTAA